A stretch of the Cytophagia bacterium CHB2 genome encodes the following:
- a CDS encoding glycosyl transferase family 36: protein MTTPRTPRPWINVISNGDYGLTISQTGGGYSWRTHAQLNRITRWEQDLIKDEWGKYLYLRDEKGNVWSAGWKPVCHEPDHYECRHGIGHSVITSQNFGVESTLLMFVPNDEPLEIWKLTLRNRSRQPKKLGLFSFFEWGLGQAPDWHREFHKSFIETNYDANLHALFATKRLWEVPTDRGHWNTDWGYVAFHSVNVKPHSFDGDKESFIGMYGNQREPQAVREGKLHKRVGNWLDAIASLQANVTLAAGEEKTIVFTLGATQEREEAASLIQKYRAIAEVDAAFANVKQRWEDLLGTVEIDTPDEAMNVMLNTWLKYQAISGRLWGRTAYYQTGGAYGFRDQLQDSQIFLPIDAAQTKKQILLHARHQFKDGTVYHWWHPISEIGLHTTISDNLLWLPFVLTNYLHETNDFSLLDCRESFVDEKEPASLYDHCCRALDKALERFSPRGLPLIGACDWNDGLSAVGLEMKGESVWLGHFLHYIL, encoded by the coding sequence ATGACCACGCCGCGAACCCCGCGGCCGTGGATCAATGTGATCAGCAACGGCGATTACGGCTTGACCATCTCCCAAACCGGCGGCGGCTATAGTTGGCGCACGCATGCACAGCTCAATCGCATCACGCGGTGGGAGCAGGACCTCATCAAAGATGAATGGGGCAAATATCTCTATCTCCGCGACGAGAAAGGCAACGTATGGTCCGCGGGATGGAAGCCCGTGTGTCACGAGCCGGATCATTATGAATGCCGTCACGGCATCGGCCATAGCGTCATCACTTCGCAAAACTTCGGAGTGGAATCCACGCTGCTGATGTTTGTGCCGAACGACGAGCCGCTCGAAATTTGGAAACTCACGTTGCGCAACCGCAGCCGCCAGCCGAAGAAATTGGGCCTCTTTTCTTTCTTCGAATGGGGGCTCGGCCAAGCGCCGGATTGGCATCGCGAGTTTCACAAATCGTTCATCGAAACGAACTATGACGCGAACTTGCACGCACTCTTTGCCACGAAACGTTTGTGGGAAGTGCCGACCGATCGCGGCCATTGGAATACGGATTGGGGCTACGTTGCTTTTCACTCCGTGAACGTGAAGCCGCACAGCTTTGACGGCGATAAGGAGAGCTTCATCGGCATGTATGGCAATCAACGCGAGCCGCAGGCCGTGCGCGAAGGCAAGCTGCACAAGCGCGTGGGTAATTGGCTTGATGCTATAGCGAGCTTGCAAGCGAATGTCACGCTCGCAGCCGGTGAAGAGAAGACGATTGTGTTCACGCTCGGCGCAACGCAAGAGCGTGAGGAAGCGGCAAGCTTGATTCAGAAGTATCGCGCTATTGCGGAAGTCGATGCGGCTTTCGCGAATGTGAAGCAACGTTGGGAGGATTTGCTCGGCACGGTCGAGATCGACACGCCGGACGAGGCGATGAACGTGATGCTCAACACGTGGCTGAAGTATCAAGCCATTTCGGGGAGATTGTGGGGCCGCACGGCGTATTATCAAACCGGCGGCGCGTATGGCTTTCGCGATCAATTGCAGGACAGCCAGATCTTTCTGCCCATCGACGCGGCGCAAACGAAGAAACAAATTCTTTTGCACGCGCGGCATCAGTTCAAAGACGGCACGGTGTATCATTGGTGGCATCCCATTTCCGAAATCGGTTTGCACACGACCATCAGCGATAACTTGCTATGGCTCCCGTTTGTGCTCACAAATTATTTGCACGAGACGAACGACTTCTCATTGTTGGATTGCCGTGAGTCGTTTGTTGATGAGAAAGAGCCAGCTTCGCTTTATGATCATTGCTGCCGCGCATTGGATAAAGCTCTCGAACGTTTCAGCCCGCGCGGTTTGCCCCTCATCGGCGCATGCGATTGGAACGACGGCTTGAGCGCGGTGGGTCTCGAAATGAAGGGCGAGTCCGTGTGGCTCGGGCATTTTCTTCATTACATCTTGAA